Proteins co-encoded in one Callospermophilus lateralis isolate mCalLat2 chromosome 2, mCalLat2.hap1, whole genome shotgun sequence genomic window:
- the LOC143390958 gene encoding Golgi apparatus membrane protein TVP23 homolog B-like: MLSQDSNDDTEDVSLLDAEEETTDRPRKSKIRHQVALFLHLFFRVSAIIVYLLCELLSSSFIACMVTIILLLSCDFWAVTGKLMVGLRWWNHIDNDGKNHWVFESRKWLAVVIMGVVLQGANLYGYIRCKAGS; the protein is encoded by the exons ATGTTGTCTCAGGACAGCAATGATGACACTGAAGATGTTTCATTGCTTGATGCAGAAGAAGAGACAACTGATAGACCAAGAAAATCCAAAATCCGACATCAAGTGGCATTATTTCTCCATTTGTTCTTCCGAGTCAGTGCCATTATAGTCTACCTTCTCTGTGAATTGCTCAGCAGCAGCTTTATTGCCTGTATGGTGACAATTATCTTGTTGTTGTCATGTGACTTTTGGGCAGTGACAGGTAAACTGATGGTAGGCCTCCGGTGGTGGAATCATATTGATAATGATGGAAAGAATCATTGGGTGTTTGAGTCCAGAAAG TGGTTGGCTGTGGTTATCATGGGTGTGGTACTACAGGGTGCCAACCTGTATGGTTACATCAGGTGCAAAGCGGGCAGCTGA